The following are encoded in a window of Anoplopoma fimbria isolate UVic2021 breed Golden Eagle Sablefish chromosome 3, Afim_UVic_2022, whole genome shotgun sequence genomic DNA:
- the atp1b3a gene encoding sodium/potassium-transporting ATPase subunit beta-3a yields the protein MASTEDKPAPNKENASSWKDSFYNPRTGEVLGRTASSWALILLFYLVFYCFLAGMFALTMWVLLLTLDDYVPKYQDRVPFPGLVIRPNALDMSFNRSDPLKYADYVKHLDSFLQNYNDSQQESNEDCTRGEYFMQDDTEDMTKKACRFKRGFLSLCSGLSDTSFGYSEGKPCVLLKMNRIIGLKPRGDPYINCTVKRESPIQMQYFPSEGRIDKMYFPYYGKKAHESYVQPLVAVKLLLTKDDYNKELAVECRVEGSDLRNNDERDKFLGRVTFRIKVVE from the exons ATGGCGAGCACTGAGGATAAACCGGCCCCCAACAAGGAGAACGCGTCCAGCTGGAAGGACTCCTTCTACAACCCGAGGACCGGGGAGGTGCTGGGTCGCACGGCCAGCAGCTGGG CCCTCATCCTGTTGTTCTACCTGGTTTTCTACTGTTTCCTGGCTGGCATGTTCGCCCTGACCATGTGGGTGCTGCTGCTCACTCTGGATGACTATGTGCCCAAGTACCAGGACCGTGTTCCGTTTCCAG GGTTGGTGATTCGTCCAAATGCTCTGGATATGTCGTTCAACAGATCTGACCCCCTAAAGTATGCAGATTATGTCAAGCACCTGGATTCCTTTCTGCAAA attaTAACGATTCACAGCAGGAGAGTAATGAAGATTGCACCCGAGGAGAGTATTTTATGCAGGACGACACAGAGGACATGACAAAGAAAGCTTGCCGCTTCAAGAGGGGCTTCCTGAGTCTCTGCTCCGGCCTCTCTGACACCAGCTTTGGATATTCTGAGGGAAAACCCTGTGTGCTGCTGAAAATGAACAGG ATAATTGGCCTGAAGCCTCGTGGGGATCCCTACATCAACTGCACAGTAAAA AGAGAAAGCCCAATTCAAATGCAGTATTTCCCCAGTGAGGGGCGCATTGATAAGATGTACTTCCCCTACTACGGCAAGAAAGCCCAT GAGAGCTACGTTCAGCCCCTGGTGGCTGTGAAGCTGCTGCTCACCAAGGACGACTACAACAAGGAGCTGGCGGTGGAGTGCAGGGTGGAGGGCTCTGACCTCCGCAACAACGACGAAAGGGATAAGTTCCTGGGTCGTGTTACCTTCAGGATTAAGGTGGTCGAGTAA